The stretch of DNA GCGACAATTCTGGatgagctatcccaattccagtttccacttcagaccctacataaaatttcattttgtgtcagttttctgccagtgttcattattaacattagtccaggcccaccaaacgcgcgcgaggctcaaactttcgtagacaacgctcgtttataatttttttaaataatctacaatacaataaaaaaaacatcatcatcatcagtacgaacatggcagtttgagatacctgtaattttttttaaatttcaataattagtaaacataaataaattaattcacaaatttttttcgaaaccctgtTCACAAAACAGATTTaacgtgggaaatacacattcgcttaaactctgccattgttgccgctcgttttatttccctgggcatcgaattgaaaaaatgtattcctttgtatagcaacgagttctgcgacctactgaatataaaatgtgaatggaaaatcttgctttcctcatttggtaaaataatctcgtacaaaagttgtatctgaagataattttatattataatgataagttttagtgagaatatcggaaagtgtatagaaaatagatcaagttagggtaagaaagacgtacttcaagtaaataaattacgccagataaaattttcattcagattttagcaatttaaaagtgccttcggaccgagtagtaagacttaaaaactaatttcgtatccggatatcgacaccgtatcgttgtcatcgTGAATacccttcatttcgttttcaccgtggagtgtatacgggaatagggccttataatttaactttgacaTCGTTCAaacactaacagtactgaaatattgattaaataatacattcccaaattataacatagcgtttattcagacttttttgtaggtatgtatggtttattcaggttccaacatgattttaaatactatttctgatgcattggttgttatttgatcttaattttattgctaactacttcacggttggaaaataattgaatgcttctctgctaggccgctgctattatgctttGATAGATGGCAAGAGAATCCCGAGAAGATGTATGGTgcaaattccgatgcaatgtttccttctcttcggaaactgaacaccggacgtaatagaaacgaaaatatacaaagaacccattatagaaattatcgctaaactgaaatgtgaatgcaactattattcaattttgaatatagttGGCAACACTTGCAACTTGCAAGTTGGCAacagtgagaattgaactcgtgatctctgcgtgagaggtatggatgttaccactacgccagatcgcctccactgacCATTGCTTGGCTGTCCAATATGTCTCAAATTACATAAATTAAATAAACattaattgaattgattttcaagaacGTCACTTACCTGTCTTGAATCAGGGTCGATTCGATCGTCttctaaaaatgtaaaaaaatcaatataaaaTAGTAGTGCCGTATAATGCCTTGGGATCAATTCATAGCTCGGCCATTGCTTAGCTTAATTAGGCTAAACATATTCAACGTTATTCCGGATTACACGCAACTGtaaacatttggtagaattcatCATGAACACACCGAGTTCATCTCTCGACGATATTctggtttacacttcacgctctCGTTTGTGTAAACAGAGCGAATTCTCTTACTCATTTGTTAGTTGTCGATCATATTCCTTTTTGACACAACTCGTTCACTACTCGtggataaacaaaataaaatacaactgacgtttcCCTTAGAAACGATGTCGGAAATGTCATTCTGGTTTCCACTCTACTTTCTACACGGAATTCATTTTTGCGCTTCCCAATCGGTGGAAACGGGAATAGGTGCAATTATGTTTACATTTTCTATGGGGTTGTCAGGAATGACATTCGTCAAAGTTACCAATACCGTGTAGTAAAATGGATCAACCGTTGGTAGGGATGAGTATTTCATCTGACATCTATTTTACATACGGTTGGTAATAcagtagaactccgattatccgcgaaagcgagttccatagtaaatataTAGGGCTTctcggaatttgttagtgagtgacAGGCTCATGCTTTTTCGTTTTGGACATGGCTTTcgcattatctgaccactggtgaaCACGATAGATAGTAGATAGTTTAATGAAATGTCTTTTTTCGGGTTTACACCTAATTTTTTGCGTTATCCGCAATTTCCGTTCTGCGCGGTGActgccagactatttcgcgggtaatcggggttctactgtatgtaTAGAAACATGTACATTCTACCAATGTTTGCATTATCAATGATTTGGTAGCTTATGTTACCTAGAATTTTTCTGGGTGTGTTTAACATTGCATCATTGCATCGTTACGAACACAGTTAAAAGACCGTGATATCTAAACCTTCGGAAAGCGTTGCTTCACACCTACCCAGCCTTCTTCAAGGTTCGCGCCTATTAATTTACTGTCAAAATAAAAGAATTAATTTTTCGTAGCTTCTTTTCTGTTTGGAATTGGAAGCTTTATTCACGACAAAAAGTCATTTAATTTATTCAAGTACTACTTCTAATGTAACTGGACCAAGGtcaattatttgaaattgccttcggaccgagtagtaagacttaaaaactaatttcgtatccggatatcgacaccgtatcgttgtcatcgTGAATacccttcatttcgttttcaccgtggagtgtatacgggaatagggccttataatttaactttgacaTCGTTCAaacactaacagtactgaaatattgattaaataatacattcccaaattataacatagcgtttattcagacttttttgtaggtatgtatggtttattcaggttccaacatgattttaaatactatttctgatgcattggttgttatttgatcttaattttattgctaactacttcacggttggaaaataattgaatgcttctctgctaggccgctgctattatgctttGATAGATGGCAAGAGAATCCCGAGAAGATGTATGGTgcaaattccgatgcaatgtttccttctcttcggaaactgaacaccggacgtaatagaaacgaaaatatacaaagaacccattatagaaattatcgctaaactgaaatgtgaatgcaactattattcaattttgaatatagttGGCAACACTTGCAACTTGCAAGTTGGCAacagtgagaattgaactcgtgatctctgcgtgagaggtatggatgttaccactacgccagatcgcctccactgacCATTGCTTGGCTGTCCAATATGTCTCAAATTACATAAATTAAATAAACattaattgaattgattttcaagaacGTCACTTACCTGTCTTGAATCAGGGTCGATTCGATCGTCttctaaaaatgtaaaaaaatcaatataaaaTAGTAGTGCCGTATAATGCCTTGGGATCAATTCATAGCTCGGCCATTGCTTAGCTTAATTAGGCTAAACATATTCAACGTTATTCCGGATTACACGCAACTGtaaacatttggtagaattcatCATGAACACACCGAGTTCATCTCTCGACGATATTctggtttacacttcacgctctCGTTTGTGTAAACAGAGCGAATTCTCTTACTCATTTGTTAGTTGTCGATCATATTCCTTTTTGACACAACTCGTTCACTACTCGtggataaacaaaataaaatacaactgacgtttcCCTTAGAAACGATGTCGGAAATGTCATTCTGGTTTCCACTCTACTTTCTACACGGAATTCATTTTTGCGCTTCCCAATCGGTGGAAACGGGAATAGGTGCAATTATGTTTACATTTTCTATGGGGTTGTCAGGAATGACATTCGTCAAAGTTACCAATACCGTGTAGTAAAATGGATCAACCGTTGGTAGGGATGAGTATTTCATCTGACATCTATTTTACATACGGTTGGTAATAcagtagaactccgattatccgcgaaagcgagttccatagtaaatataTAGGGCTTctcggaatttgttagtgagtgacAGGCTCATGCTTTTTCGTTTTGGACATGGCTTTcgcattatctgaccactggtgaaCACGATAGATAGTAGATAGTTTAATGAAATGTCTTTTTTCGGGTTTACACCTAATTTTTTGCGTTATCCGCAATTTCCGTTCTGCGCGGTGActgccagactatttcgcgggtaatcggggttctactgtatgtaTAGAAACATGTACATTCTACCAATGTTTGCATTATCAATGATTTGGTAGCTTATGTTACCTAGAATTTTTCTGGGTGTGTTTAACATTGCATCGTTACGAACACAGTTAAAAGACCGTGATATCTAAACCTTCGGAAAGCGTTGCTTCACACCTACCCAGCCTTCTTCAAGGTTCGCGCCTATTAATTTACTGTCAAAATAAAAGAATTAATTTTTCGTAGCTTCTTTTCTGTTTGGAATTGGAAGCTTTATTCACGACAAAAAGTCATTTAATTTATTCAAGTACTACTTCTAATGTAACTGGACCAAGGTCAATTATTTGAAATTGTTCtattaaacgaataaaaaacGTTCCTTGGATTTGGAAGAATTTGTGGACTTAGTTTGAGAGCAGTTTTCACATCGTTTATATTTCCACTTGAGATACTAAGAATGTTTCTTGTTGGATTAACAGGAGGAATTGCTACTGGCAAAAGTACCGTTGCCAAGCATTTTCGCGACAATGGAATTCCAGTTATCGATGCCGATGCAATTGCTAGACTTGGTAAGTAATTTGTGATTATATTTGAAAGTTATCGAGCCGATCGGATACGAATTATTAATGAATTTGACctatatttcaatttgatttcAAATCAGAAAGGTACTAAATATATGAATCTTATTGGAAGAATGTTTATATGCTGAAGTCACAGTCTTCTATTTTATGTTGCATAATCCATCGAATTTCATATAACACCTCACCAAAGCGTATCTCATCGTATGTTTGTTGTTTCAGTGGTCGAGCCTGGGAAACCAGCATGGCACAAGATCAAGGCAGCCTTCGGGGAGAGTGTCTTCCACGCTGAAAGCGGTGAACTCAACCGGGAAGCCCTTGGGAAGCTTATTTTCGATAACGTAGAAAAACGTAGAATGCTGAATGAAATCACGCATCCCGAAATTCATAGGATCGTGTATAAAGAAGTGATCAAATGCTTCTTTCTAGGGCACAATTTTGTAGTGCTCGATTTGCCACTCCTATTTGAGACGGGGATTATGCTCGGTTTGATGCATAAGATTATTACAGTTACATGGTGAGTAGTGTAATGCAAACTAGAGATTGTTTTCTGTGACTTACCGGTAAAATGCTCAATATTTATGTTAATAGCGAAGAAGACATTCAATTGACAAGACTGATGGATAGGAATCATTTGTCCGAAGCTGAGGCGAAGAAGCGAATCAAGCAACAGATGCCATTAGAACAAAAATGCAATCAATCACATTTTGTGATTGAAAATTCaggtttttattgaaaaataccaGTTACATCATGATTAGTAATGTACAAAATGATTTCACAGGGACGCTCCAGGATACCGAAGAGCAGACTATGAAAATAATTGCTGTACTTCAGGACAGCAATCAGCACTGGAAGATCCGGGGAGTAATATTTGCGACTGCGGCTATTCTTTTTTCTAGCATAGCATGGATTCTTAACTATAAGTATAAGATTTTTACCAGCAACTGATGTTTGAAAGGTGCCATGGGCCCGTAACAGACATAGGTACAGAAGGGAGTTGTTAACAGCGGTAGCGTTAGTGGACAGAGTCCATACATTTACGATTTCTATTATTTTCGCTGTTAGGGTTAGTGTCATGTGCATTTTGTATAATTTGGTGTGTATAGTTGAATTCTATCGGATACTATGTAAATCTTTTGAAGATAAACAACAGGTGAAAATATTTTGAAGGTTATGCTGCTTTAAATGTCCGAAAAGGCcttaaaaaattaattcaaatattcctattctatatttcgatcgattcgaaatatttcgaaggaCTTGATAagattccattctgtattccgttcgagttgtttttgcatttcgttcggtCTGTTTCCTTTCGCACATACAATGGGCAAAACGCGCTCGAAATAGGGAGTGCGAAatcataactcgaacgaaatggaaatccgtcggaatacagaatagggctgagtgttttttttcaaatgcgaaaaattcatttcgtttttatcgcaAAGGAGCGTTCGTGATCAGACCTAATCttgaaataaattacaaaaaaaaaaaactcagaagcCAAGTAGGACAAACGGAAAATAACCgtaaggtggacgtaggactaccgttggcatAGCAATCAATAACAAACATATAACTCTCAGACAGATTATcttctgaaaaaaatgattatctTACCACTTCATTGAGCCTGGAAAGAATCATCAACGCTGTTCGGATGGGTTAAGAAAAACGTCCAGATAGCAGCTAACTCGCAGCTTCAAAGCTGTAATGTATTCGTTTAAATTCATGGTTCACAATATACAAAGTTTTCACTTACattttcgttttgttcttcGTTTTATCCGAACACTTCTTTTATAAATCCTCTTGATTAGTGACTACTAAATGACCGTACTATTAGTTATAAGTCTAGCTAAGTTTATAAATTCATTTACCTTTAAGTTCACTCTTGATTATAGAAATAGGTTAAGATTTGTTGTaggaatgtaaatgtaaatagcTGTAAGAATAAGTTGTAAGTATAGTTGTAGAAATAGTATATATTATAGAAGTAAGTTTTACTAACCGTAGGATATAGATATATTAGGAAAAGGTTTTTATTCTAGGataactaattatttttcttctcaaCTCGTTTGCCACTCTTTTGCCGTATCACGTgagattgttttgtttttgctacTGTGTTTTGCTGTCTGACGTTTCTCGTtatttatttgttgtttttacGTTGGCTGCTACGGACGGGCTGAGCTCACCCTCCTACTGCACGAAACTGCCCTGTGGTTTCGTAACATCCCCCTGCCCGTGTAGTTCCGGACCGTCCCCAGGTTTGTGAAGATCCAGAAGTGCCAATTTCACTGCAGGTCTGTTGAGCATTCCGTTTTTAGTCCGCACAACTGCTCGTCGAACTTGCCCATCCGCTGCCTTAACCACATCTAGAATTCTGCCTCTCAACCATCCGTTCCGTTTACTCTCTTCTACCACGAGTACCAGGTCCCCAACTTCCAACGGCTTAGCCGGTTCGAACCACTTGGTGCGTCTGGTTATAGTTGGAAGGTACTCTCGAATCCAACGGTTCCAAAAATGATCCACCAGGCATTGCGCTAGACGCCAGCTGTCACGCAGGATTCCTCCTTCCAGCCTTGTCGACATCTCCGGCTGTGTGATACCCTTGGTGCCAAAGAGCAGGAAATGATTCGGCGTAAGCGACTCCTGCTCAATCGATTCCAAAGGGATGTAAGTTAGCGGCCTGGAGTTGACAATGGCCTCAGCCTCCAGCACTACCGTCTCCAGAACTTCATCGTTCGGATGATGTGGATGGTCCGCAATTGCTGACATGGCAGCCTTTACGGAGCGCACCATACGCTCCCATGAACCGCCCATATGAGGTGCTGATGGTGGATTGAAAATCCAGTTGGTCTTGCTGTTCGTAAACGTGACCGCACAGTCCTCATGGATATTCTGTATCTGATTCTTCAATATGTTGCTCGCTCCCAAGAAATTTGTGCCGTTGTCACTATAAAAATTCTCCGGGGAACCACGACGAGCCACAAAACGTCTGATGGCCATTATACATGACTGGGTGGACAGACTGTGCACCACTTCTAGATGTACAGCACGTATAGTCAAGCAGGTAAACAATGCCACCCACCTCTTTACCAAGCTGCGACCTTGCTTGACCTGTATTGGTCCTAGATAGTCCACTCCAGTGAACGTAAACGGTCTGATCATTCCTGTAACACGAACTGCAGGCAGAGCTGACATCAGAGGAGGATTTGGAACAACCTTTCGAATACGACACGTCACGCACTGCTTTGCCACCTGCCGAATCAGAATTCGAAGTCCGGGTACGAAGAATCGTTGACGCATTTCATTGCAGACTGTCTCCCCGTTCCTGTGAAGAAACCTCCGGTGATAGCTCTCCGTT from Toxorhynchites rutilus septentrionalis strain SRP chromosome 3, ASM2978413v1, whole genome shotgun sequence encodes:
- the LOC129780082 gene encoding dephospho-CoA kinase domain-containing protein, yielding MFLVGLTGGIATGKSTVAKHFRDNGIPVIDADAIARLVVEPGKPAWHKIKAAFGESVFHAESGELNREALGKLIFDNVEKRRMLNEITHPEIHRIVYKEVIKCFFLGHNFVVLDLPLLFETGIMLGLMHKIITVTCEEDIQLTRLMDRNHLSEAEAKKRIKQQMPLEQKCNQSHFVIENSGTLQDTEEQTMKIIAVLQDSNQHWKIRGVIFATAAILFSSIAWILNYKYKIFTSN